In Taeniopygia guttata chromosome 2, bTaeGut7.mat, whole genome shotgun sequence, one genomic interval encodes:
- the TMEM108 gene encoding transmembrane protein 108 isoform X1 — MSSTCLPSSSATATSVLLILALTEELVFSVQVLSPTVSSSQGFPTNATTITAMGTTPHRKDHHTAEPLPTSAQAMSHPISLVEKAPSIGQEQESGPRIGEKETYHLYNQSALYSGRSRPKGKIFQVFKGNFSESTEPYLKTTLHSPFPTLRSPFTDHPFQSQTTASSDPNGMGLARTTHSDPSPHRTTLGSLREAERGDGTEVVVQEADFATTTAGPSTDPEAVSVPFKPTRYGMWDMLSKNNSWVTLNLSTNVPLFAGSGSATAAAGHSVQTSFDVSISSSAAGDPEGLTPTQHGAVTNATSPGNALSSVPATRLSSSTSTAGSTATGNFLNRLVPAGTWKPGVQGNISHVTEGDKPQHRATICLSKMDIAWIILAISVPISSCSVLLTVCCMRRKKKTSNPENNLSYWNNAITMDYFNRHAVELPREIQSLETSEDHLSEPRSPANGDYRDSGMVLVNPFCQETLFVGHEQVSEI; from the exons GTGTTTTACTGATCTTGGCACTGACAGAAGAGCTGGTGTTTTCTGTTCAGGTACTGTCTCCCACTGTCTCCTCCTCTCAGGGCTTCCCAACGAACGCTACAACTATCACAGCCATGGGAACAACACCTCACCGCAAAGACCACCACACGGCAGAGCCCCTTCCCACGTCTGCTCAAGCCATGTCCCACCCCATCAGCCTGGTGGAGAAAGCCCCTTCCATCGGGCAAGAGCAAGAAAGTGGCCCTCGCATCGGCGAGAAGGAAACTTATCATTTGTACAACCAGAGTGCTTTGTACTCAGGACGGTCTCGCCCCAAGGGGAAAATATTCCAGGTTTTCAAAGGCAACTTCTCAGAGTCGACAGAGCCTTACCTAAAGACGACCCTGCACTCTCCCTTCCCTACCCTGAGGAGCCCTTTCACAGACCACCCATTTCAGTCCCAGACCACAGCATCCAGCGATCCAAATGGAATGGGGCTGGCAAGAACTACACACTCAGACCCTTCTCCCCACCGCACCACCTTGGGAAGCCTTAGGGAAGCAGAGCGAGGGGATGGGACCGAGGTAGTAGTGCAGGAGGCAGATTTTGCCACCACAACTGCTGGACCATCAACTGATCCTGAAGCAGTGTCGGTGCCTTTTAAACCCACCCGCTATGGCATGTGGGATATGCTGAGCAAAAACAACTCTTGGGTAACCTTGAATCTCAGTACAAATGTCCCTCTGTTTGCTGGCTCTGGATCTgctacagcagcagctggtcACTCAGTTCAGACCAGTTTTGACGTCAGCATCTCGTCCTCGGCAGCGGGAGACCCTGAGGGACTCACTCCAACGCAGCACGGCGCGGTGACCAATGCCACGTCACCGGGCAATGCCCTCTCCTCAGTGCCTGCCACCAGGTTGTCCAGCTCCACCTCCACAGCTGGCTCCACTGCCACCGGGAACTTCCTGAACAGACTGGTTCCTGCCGGGACCTGGAAACCAGGTGTGCAAGGAAACATCTCCCATGTCACCGAGGGGGACaaaccccagcacagagcaacCATCTGTCTCAGCAAGATGGACATTGCCTGGATCATTCTGGCTATCAGCGTCCCTATATCCTCATGTT CAGTTCTGCTGACAGTCTGCTGcatgagaaggaagaagaagaccTCCAACCCAGAGAACAATCTGAGCTATTGGAATAATGCTATTACCATGGACTACTTCAACAGGCATGCTGTAGAGCTACCAAGAGAGATCCAGTCACTGGAGACTTCAGAG GACCACCTGTCTGAGCCGCGCTCCCCAGCCAACGGCGACTACCGTGACAGCGGGATGGTCCTGGTGAACCCCTTCTGTCAGGAAACGCTGTTTGTGGGACATGAGCAAGTCTCTGAAATATGa
- the TMEM108 gene encoding transmembrane protein 108 isoform X3 translates to MSSTCLPSSSATATSVLLILALTEELVFSVQVLSPTVSSSQGFPTNATTITAMGTTPHRKDHHTAEPLPTSAQAMSHPISLVEKAPSIGQEQESGPRIGEKETYHLYNQSALYSGRSRPKGKIFQVFKGNFSESTEPYLKTTLHSPFPTLRSPFTDHPFQSQTTASSDPNGMGLARTTHSDPSPHRTTLGSLREAERGDGTEVVVQEADFATTTAGPSTDPEAVSVPFKPTRYGMWDMLSKNNSWVTLNLSTNVPLFAGSGSATAAAGHSVQTSFDVSISSSAAGDPEGLTPTQHGAVTNATSPGNALSSVPATRLSSSTSTAGSTATGNFLNRLVPAGTWKPGVQGNISHVTEGDKPQHRATICLSKMDIAWIILAISVPISSCFLLTVCCMRRKKKTSNPENNLSYWNNAITMDYFNRHAVELPREIQSLETSEDHLSEPRSPANGDYRDSGMVLVNPFCQETLFVGHEQVSEI, encoded by the exons GTGTTTTACTGATCTTGGCACTGACAGAAGAGCTGGTGTTTTCTGTTCAGGTACTGTCTCCCACTGTCTCCTCCTCTCAGGGCTTCCCAACGAACGCTACAACTATCACAGCCATGGGAACAACACCTCACCGCAAAGACCACCACACGGCAGAGCCCCTTCCCACGTCTGCTCAAGCCATGTCCCACCCCATCAGCCTGGTGGAGAAAGCCCCTTCCATCGGGCAAGAGCAAGAAAGTGGCCCTCGCATCGGCGAGAAGGAAACTTATCATTTGTACAACCAGAGTGCTTTGTACTCAGGACGGTCTCGCCCCAAGGGGAAAATATTCCAGGTTTTCAAAGGCAACTTCTCAGAGTCGACAGAGCCTTACCTAAAGACGACCCTGCACTCTCCCTTCCCTACCCTGAGGAGCCCTTTCACAGACCACCCATTTCAGTCCCAGACCACAGCATCCAGCGATCCAAATGGAATGGGGCTGGCAAGAACTACACACTCAGACCCTTCTCCCCACCGCACCACCTTGGGAAGCCTTAGGGAAGCAGAGCGAGGGGATGGGACCGAGGTAGTAGTGCAGGAGGCAGATTTTGCCACCACAACTGCTGGACCATCAACTGATCCTGAAGCAGTGTCGGTGCCTTTTAAACCCACCCGCTATGGCATGTGGGATATGCTGAGCAAAAACAACTCTTGGGTAACCTTGAATCTCAGTACAAATGTCCCTCTGTTTGCTGGCTCTGGATCTgctacagcagcagctggtcACTCAGTTCAGACCAGTTTTGACGTCAGCATCTCGTCCTCGGCAGCGGGAGACCCTGAGGGACTCACTCCAACGCAGCACGGCGCGGTGACCAATGCCACGTCACCGGGCAATGCCCTCTCCTCAGTGCCTGCCACCAGGTTGTCCAGCTCCACCTCCACAGCTGGCTCCACTGCCACCGGGAACTTCCTGAACAGACTGGTTCCTGCCGGGACCTGGAAACCAGGTGTGCAAGGAAACATCTCCCATGTCACCGAGGGGGACaaaccccagcacagagcaacCATCTGTCTCAGCAAGATGGACATTGCCTGGATCATTCTGGCTATCAGCGTCCCTATATCCTCATGTT TTCTGCTGACAGTCTGCTGcatgagaaggaagaagaagaccTCCAACCCAGAGAACAATCTGAGCTATTGGAATAATGCTATTACCATGGACTACTTCAACAGGCATGCTGTAGAGCTACCAAGAGAGATCCAGTCACTGGAGACTTCAGAG GACCACCTGTCTGAGCCGCGCTCCCCAGCCAACGGCGACTACCGTGACAGCGGGATGGTCCTGGTGAACCCCTTCTGTCAGGAAACGCTGTTTGTGGGACATGAGCAAGTCTCTGAAATATGa
- the TMEM108 gene encoding transmembrane protein 108 isoform X2, whose amino-acid sequence MKRSLQVLYCQLFSVLLILALTEELVFSVQVLSPTVSSSQGFPTNATTITAMGTTPHRKDHHTAEPLPTSAQAMSHPISLVEKAPSIGQEQESGPRIGEKETYHLYNQSALYSGRSRPKGKIFQVFKGNFSESTEPYLKTTLHSPFPTLRSPFTDHPFQSQTTASSDPNGMGLARTTHSDPSPHRTTLGSLREAERGDGTEVVVQEADFATTTAGPSTDPEAVSVPFKPTRYGMWDMLSKNNSWVTLNLSTNVPLFAGSGSATAAAGHSVQTSFDVSISSSAAGDPEGLTPTQHGAVTNATSPGNALSSVPATRLSSSTSTAGSTATGNFLNRLVPAGTWKPGVQGNISHVTEGDKPQHRATICLSKMDIAWIILAISVPISSCSVLLTVCCMRRKKKTSNPENNLSYWNNAITMDYFNRHAVELPREIQSLETSEDHLSEPRSPANGDYRDSGMVLVNPFCQETLFVGHEQVSEI is encoded by the exons GTGTTTTACTGATCTTGGCACTGACAGAAGAGCTGGTGTTTTCTGTTCAGGTACTGTCTCCCACTGTCTCCTCCTCTCAGGGCTTCCCAACGAACGCTACAACTATCACAGCCATGGGAACAACACCTCACCGCAAAGACCACCACACGGCAGAGCCCCTTCCCACGTCTGCTCAAGCCATGTCCCACCCCATCAGCCTGGTGGAGAAAGCCCCTTCCATCGGGCAAGAGCAAGAAAGTGGCCCTCGCATCGGCGAGAAGGAAACTTATCATTTGTACAACCAGAGTGCTTTGTACTCAGGACGGTCTCGCCCCAAGGGGAAAATATTCCAGGTTTTCAAAGGCAACTTCTCAGAGTCGACAGAGCCTTACCTAAAGACGACCCTGCACTCTCCCTTCCCTACCCTGAGGAGCCCTTTCACAGACCACCCATTTCAGTCCCAGACCACAGCATCCAGCGATCCAAATGGAATGGGGCTGGCAAGAACTACACACTCAGACCCTTCTCCCCACCGCACCACCTTGGGAAGCCTTAGGGAAGCAGAGCGAGGGGATGGGACCGAGGTAGTAGTGCAGGAGGCAGATTTTGCCACCACAACTGCTGGACCATCAACTGATCCTGAAGCAGTGTCGGTGCCTTTTAAACCCACCCGCTATGGCATGTGGGATATGCTGAGCAAAAACAACTCTTGGGTAACCTTGAATCTCAGTACAAATGTCCCTCTGTTTGCTGGCTCTGGATCTgctacagcagcagctggtcACTCAGTTCAGACCAGTTTTGACGTCAGCATCTCGTCCTCGGCAGCGGGAGACCCTGAGGGACTCACTCCAACGCAGCACGGCGCGGTGACCAATGCCACGTCACCGGGCAATGCCCTCTCCTCAGTGCCTGCCACCAGGTTGTCCAGCTCCACCTCCACAGCTGGCTCCACTGCCACCGGGAACTTCCTGAACAGACTGGTTCCTGCCGGGACCTGGAAACCAGGTGTGCAAGGAAACATCTCCCATGTCACCGAGGGGGACaaaccccagcacagagcaacCATCTGTCTCAGCAAGATGGACATTGCCTGGATCATTCTGGCTATCAGCGTCCCTATATCCTCATGTT CAGTTCTGCTGACAGTCTGCTGcatgagaaggaagaagaagaccTCCAACCCAGAGAACAATCTGAGCTATTGGAATAATGCTATTACCATGGACTACTTCAACAGGCATGCTGTAGAGCTACCAAGAGAGATCCAGTCACTGGAGACTTCAGAG GACCACCTGTCTGAGCCGCGCTCCCCAGCCAACGGCGACTACCGTGACAGCGGGATGGTCCTGGTGAACCCCTTCTGTCAGGAAACGCTGTTTGTGGGACATGAGCAAGTCTCTGAAATATGa
- the TMEM108 gene encoding transmembrane protein 108 isoform X4: MIFSGVLLILALTEELVFSVQVLSPTVSSSQGFPTNATTITAMGTTPHRKDHHTAEPLPTSAQAMSHPISLVEKAPSIGQEQESGPRIGEKETYHLYNQSALYSGRSRPKGKIFQVFKGNFSESTEPYLKTTLHSPFPTLRSPFTDHPFQSQTTASSDPNGMGLARTTHSDPSPHRTTLGSLREAERGDGTEVVVQEADFATTTAGPSTDPEAVSVPFKPTRYGMWDMLSKNNSWVTLNLSTNVPLFAGSGSATAAAGHSVQTSFDVSISSSAAGDPEGLTPTQHGAVTNATSPGNALSSVPATRLSSSTSTAGSTATGNFLNRLVPAGTWKPGVQGNISHVTEGDKPQHRATICLSKMDIAWIILAISVPISSCSVLLTVCCMRRKKKTSNPENNLSYWNNAITMDYFNRHAVELPREIQSLETSEDHLSEPRSPANGDYRDSGMVLVNPFCQETLFVGHEQVSEI, from the exons ATGATATTTTCAG GTGTTTTACTGATCTTGGCACTGACAGAAGAGCTGGTGTTTTCTGTTCAGGTACTGTCTCCCACTGTCTCCTCCTCTCAGGGCTTCCCAACGAACGCTACAACTATCACAGCCATGGGAACAACACCTCACCGCAAAGACCACCACACGGCAGAGCCCCTTCCCACGTCTGCTCAAGCCATGTCCCACCCCATCAGCCTGGTGGAGAAAGCCCCTTCCATCGGGCAAGAGCAAGAAAGTGGCCCTCGCATCGGCGAGAAGGAAACTTATCATTTGTACAACCAGAGTGCTTTGTACTCAGGACGGTCTCGCCCCAAGGGGAAAATATTCCAGGTTTTCAAAGGCAACTTCTCAGAGTCGACAGAGCCTTACCTAAAGACGACCCTGCACTCTCCCTTCCCTACCCTGAGGAGCCCTTTCACAGACCACCCATTTCAGTCCCAGACCACAGCATCCAGCGATCCAAATGGAATGGGGCTGGCAAGAACTACACACTCAGACCCTTCTCCCCACCGCACCACCTTGGGAAGCCTTAGGGAAGCAGAGCGAGGGGATGGGACCGAGGTAGTAGTGCAGGAGGCAGATTTTGCCACCACAACTGCTGGACCATCAACTGATCCTGAAGCAGTGTCGGTGCCTTTTAAACCCACCCGCTATGGCATGTGGGATATGCTGAGCAAAAACAACTCTTGGGTAACCTTGAATCTCAGTACAAATGTCCCTCTGTTTGCTGGCTCTGGATCTgctacagcagcagctggtcACTCAGTTCAGACCAGTTTTGACGTCAGCATCTCGTCCTCGGCAGCGGGAGACCCTGAGGGACTCACTCCAACGCAGCACGGCGCGGTGACCAATGCCACGTCACCGGGCAATGCCCTCTCCTCAGTGCCTGCCACCAGGTTGTCCAGCTCCACCTCCACAGCTGGCTCCACTGCCACCGGGAACTTCCTGAACAGACTGGTTCCTGCCGGGACCTGGAAACCAGGTGTGCAAGGAAACATCTCCCATGTCACCGAGGGGGACaaaccccagcacagagcaacCATCTGTCTCAGCAAGATGGACATTGCCTGGATCATTCTGGCTATCAGCGTCCCTATATCCTCATGTT CAGTTCTGCTGACAGTCTGCTGcatgagaaggaagaagaagaccTCCAACCCAGAGAACAATCTGAGCTATTGGAATAATGCTATTACCATGGACTACTTCAACAGGCATGCTGTAGAGCTACCAAGAGAGATCCAGTCACTGGAGACTTCAGAG GACCACCTGTCTGAGCCGCGCTCCCCAGCCAACGGCGACTACCGTGACAGCGGGATGGTCCTGGTGAACCCCTTCTGTCAGGAAACGCTGTTTGTGGGACATGAGCAAGTCTCTGAAATATGa